Below is a genomic region from Pirellulales bacterium.
AAGTTTTTATCGAAGATGCGGCTGCCCGATGCGGACGAAGTGAGTGGTTCGTTGGCGGTTTCGCACGGCAAACTTTATTTGCCCACCGGATCAGCCTTGTACTGCTTGGGCACAAAAGATACCAAGCCCCAGGCCACGCCAATTCCCGCCGCGCCAAAGGAAGAACCGGCGGCAGCTTCAGATACGGACAAGCCGGCCTGGGTGCAAGTGACGCCCGGCGAGCTGCTGTTGAAGCCCGGCCAAAAACAACAATTCCACGTGCGACTATTCAACGACCGTGGACAAGAATTGCCGTCTTCGAACCCGGCGGTTAGCCAGACGCCCAAATGGGAAGTGAACGGACCCGGTTCGTTCGATGCTTACGGTGTTTACACCGCGCCCACCGGACCGGCGCATTTTGCCAGCATCGTCACGGCCAAAGTGGGTGATGTTTCGGGCCAGGCTCGGTTGCGTGTGGTACCGCCGCTGCCGTGGAAGTGGGATTTCAACGACATCGCGCTGAAGGCCGATCCCAACAATCCCGCCGCGCCGAAATCGGGTGAAGCGCCGGTGACGTGGATCGGCGCCCGCTACCGCCACAAAATTATTGAAAAAGACGGCGACAAAGTGATGGTGAAAATTACCACCATTCCCAAAGGCACGCGCAGCCAAAGTTGGATGGGCCCCGACGACATGCACGATTACACGATCCAGGCCGATTTGCAGGGTCAATACAAACCGCAGGCGGCAGCCACGATGGCGACTTCGGTCGATGTCAATCCACTGGCGACGAAAGCCGATTCCACGCCCAGCGCGTCGGAAATCAACCCGACCAGCACCAGCGAAAACCGGGTGATGGGCTTGCCTGACATGGGGTTGATTGCGCAGCGGTACACGCTGGACCTGATGGGCAACAGCCAGCAATTGCAAATTCGCTCCTGGCCGCCGCAAGTGGCGCGACGGTTTTCCAAAACCATTCCGTTCCATTGGCAGGGTAATAAATGGTACACGATGAAATTTTCCGCCGGCACGGATGGCGGCAAAGCCGTGCTCAAAGGGAAAGTTTGGCCTCGCGGCGAACCGGAACCTGACCAGTGGACCATTGAAGCCGTCGACGACGTCCCAAATTTGCAAGGCAGTCCTGGTTTATTTGGCCAATCGACTATCGCGGAAATTTACATCGACAATGTGAGCGTGGTGTCGAACAATGTGCCGCCGTCAGTCAGCGCTAAGGATTCCAAGCAAGGCAACTGAGCTAACGTGAATTGAGGAGGAGCATCGACGTGACGAATTCGAAATTTCGCGTACGATTGGTATTTCTGATCGTGCCTGCTAGTTTGGCGGCATTGTGTGCGGCGCTTGCAAATCTGCGGGCGGATCAAGCCGTCGATTCAGGAAATGTCGCGCCGCCAATTAACGCTGGGCCGCCGATCAACGCACTTGCGGATGCATCGGCCGGAGTTTCCGGCGGCGGGGCAGGGGCAGGCATGAATCTCGGCCAGCAGGCCGCGACCGCCCAAGGCGAGTTGGCCGGCGTCGAAGGATACACGCAGTATGCGGCGGAAGTCGTCGGCGCGGGGCCGAACGATTGGAGCATGTGGGGCGGCTCGTCGATCCGCAACAACACGCCGGAGGCCAAAAACATTCCCGCCGATTGGAACCCCGGCGAATTCGACGCCGATACCGGCGCGTGGAAAAACAAAGGGGCTAAAAACATCAAATGGGTGGCCTCGCTGGGCTTCAAAAGTTACGGCAATCCCGTGGTCGCTAACGGGCACGTATACGTGGGCACCAACAACGGCCATGCGTATTTGAAGCGCTATTCGGCCGACGTCGATTTGGGCGTGCTCTTGTGCTTCGACGAAAAATCAGGCCAATTTCTCTGGCAAGACAGCAACGAAAAACTTCCCACCGGCCGCGTGAACGATTGGCCCGATGAAGGCGTGTGCAGCGCCCCCTTGGTGCAAGGCGATCGGCTGTGGTACGTGTCCAACCGCGGAGAAGTGCGGTGTCTAAGTACGGCGGGACTGCGCGGCGGAAAGAACGTCGGCCCGGTGACCAACGAACGGGAAATGGCGCTCAAGAAAAATCCCAACGCCGCCTGGGAAGAAGACAAAGAAGCCGATGTGATTTGGGTGCTCGACATGATGAAGCAACTAGGCACGCAGCAACACAACATGTCGAACTGCTCCATCACTGCGGCCGGAGACGTGCTATTTGTGAACACCAGCAACGGTGTGGACGAAGCGCACATCAATTTGCCCGCCCCGTACGCGCCCACGTTTATTGCCGTCGATAAAAATACCGGCAAGGTGCTGTGGACCGACAATTCGCCCGGACCCAACGTGTTGCACGGCCAATGGTCGTCGCCGACGTATGCGGTAATCAACGGCCAGCCGCAGGCGATTTTGGGCTGCGGCGACGGCTGGGTGTATAGCTTCGATCCGCGCACCACCGGCGGCAAACCGACGCTGTTGTGGAAGTTCGACTGCAACCCGAAAAAAGCCAAGTACACGCTCGATCGCGCCGACCGAAATCACATTATTGCCACACCCGTGATTTACAATGGGCTGGTGTACATTGGTGTGGGAGAAGATCCGGAGCACGGCGAAGGGAACGGACATTTGTGGTGCATCGATCCGACGAAGCGCGGCGACGTAAGCCCGGAACTGGTGTTCAACTCGGCCAATCCGACTACGCCAATTCCGCCCAAGCGAAATCAGGCTTGCGTCGAGGCCGACGGCGACTTTACGCGCGCCAATCCCAACTCCGCCTGTGTGTGGCACTACGAAGGGCAAGATCTCAACGGCAATGGCAAGCTCGATCCGGAAGAAACCATGCACCGCACCTGCGGCACCGTGGCCATTAAAGACGATATTTTAATGGTGGCTGATTTCTGCGGCATCATCCATTGCCTCGACGCCAAAACCGGAAAAGCCTACTGGACCTACGATATGCTGGCGGCCAGTTGGGCCTCGCCGCTGATTACCGACGGCAAAGTGTTCATTGGCAACGAAGACGGCAACATGCTGGTGTTCAAGTTCGGCAAAACCATGGAGTTGATCTCCAAAGACGCTGACGGCAAGCCGGGGGGCATCGACATGGGCTCCAGCATTTACAGCACGCCGATTGTGGCCAACGGCGTGTTGTACATCTCCACGCGGAACTTGCTGTTTGCCATTGCCGCGCCTGGCAGTTGATCGAGTCGACGAATCTCTATCTCACTGGTAAAGAACCGAGCGTCGATTCAGGACATTCGTAAATCTGCCCTGCGCCCAGCCGAAAATCCGGCAAAAGTGCAACACTCGTAATCCAACCGAGGTAAAATGAACCGCAATACGGATAACTTGGAAATTTCATTTGCCGTTCTCGGATCGCGATTGCACGAAAGCCGCTGATCTTCATGCCACTTGAAAATGATTCTTCACGAAGTCATACATGCGCGGCAAGCTCTTGGCCGCAGTGGATGACGCCGCCGATTCAAAAATACAGCGGGGCGGCACTGATTTTCATTGTCGTGTTGATCATCTACTGGCCGGCACACGGCGGGGGCTTCATTTTTGATGACGAACTACTGCTCGTTTACAATCCGATGATTAAAGCTCCCGACGGGTTGTATCGCTTTTGGTTTACCAACGAAGCACTCGATTATTGGCCGGTCACCAATTCCACGCTGTGGTTGGAATGGCGACTTTGGAAATTGGACCCCACGGGCTACCACATCGGGAATTTGTTATTGCACGTTGCTGATTCGTTGCTCGTTTGGGCGGTGTTGCGCAAGCTGCGCATTCCTGGTTCGTTTTTGGCCGCATTTCTGTTTGCAGTGCATCCAGTCAACGTAGAGAGTGTCGCTTGGATTTCGCAACGCAAAAACGTGCTGTCGCTGTTCTTCTTTTTATTGTCGATTCTGTGGTGGCTGCTCGCGGAAGAAAAACGGCGGTCAAAAATACAATTGCACACAACAAAACCTCGCCAACAGAACGTAGAAGAAACTCAGGTACGTTCGGGATGGTGGTACGCCTTGAGTTGGCTTGCCTTTCTGCTAGCCCTGCTCAGCAAAGGTTCGGTAGCGATCTTGCCCCTGGTGCTGATTTTACTGCTGTGGTGGATGTATGGTCGATTAACCTGGCAAGATGTGGTTCGCTCGGCGCCTTTTTTCGCATTGACGGTAGTTTTGACTCTGGTCAACTTGTGGTTTCAAACTCACGGCGCAGTCGACGCGATTCGTCATGTAACTTCCATCCAGCGCATGTTGGGTGCGGGGGCTGTGATCTGGTTTTATTTGTTCCAAGCGCTGATTCCAATCAATCTTTCGTTCATTTATCCGCAGTGGAACATCCAAGCAGACGAATGGTTATGGTGGCTGCCGCTGACAGCAGTCTTTGTAGTAACCGTCTTGTTGATGTGGTCATTGAAATCGCGGTGGGCCAAGCGCACACGACCGTTGTTTTTTGCTTGGTCTTTTTTTTGCATTTCACTGCTTCCGGTGCTGGGTTTTACGGATGTCGGTTATATGCGCTATTCGCTGGTGGCGGATCACTACGAGCAGATAGCGATTATCAGTGTGGTTGCACTTGCAGGGGCGGCTGTAAGTTATGGTTATCGACAACCGCGCGCCGCCGTTCGTCAGACCACGGTCTTTGCAACATGCGCCGTCAGCACTGTATTTCTGGTTTTGACATGGCAGCAAAGCGCCTTGTATGCCGACGCATTAACCATTTATGAAGACACGGTGAAAAAAAATCCCGATAGTTGGCTGGTTCAGAGTAACCTCGGTTTGGAATTGTCGCGGCGAGGAAAATATCAGGAGGCTATTCCCCATTTC
It encodes:
- a CDS encoding PQQ-binding-like beta-propeller repeat protein translates to MTNSKFRVRLVFLIVPASLAALCAALANLRADQAVDSGNVAPPINAGPPINALADASAGVSGGGAGAGMNLGQQAATAQGELAGVEGYTQYAAEVVGAGPNDWSMWGGSSIRNNTPEAKNIPADWNPGEFDADTGAWKNKGAKNIKWVASLGFKSYGNPVVANGHVYVGTNNGHAYLKRYSADVDLGVLLCFDEKSGQFLWQDSNEKLPTGRVNDWPDEGVCSAPLVQGDRLWYVSNRGEVRCLSTAGLRGGKNVGPVTNEREMALKKNPNAAWEEDKEADVIWVLDMMKQLGTQQHNMSNCSITAAGDVLFVNTSNGVDEAHINLPAPYAPTFIAVDKNTGKVLWTDNSPGPNVLHGQWSSPTYAVINGQPQAILGCGDGWVYSFDPRTTGGKPTLLWKFDCNPKKAKYTLDRADRNHIIATPVIYNGLVYIGVGEDPEHGEGNGHLWCIDPTKRGDVSPELVFNSANPTTPIPPKRNQACVEADGDFTRANPNSACVWHYEGQDLNGNGKLDPEETMHRTCGTVAIKDDILMVADFCGIIHCLDAKTGKAYWTYDMLAASWASPLITDGKVFIGNEDGNMLVFKFGKTMELISKDADGKPGGIDMGSSIYSTPIVANGVLYISTRNLLFAIAAPGS
- a CDS encoding tetratricopeptide repeat protein, which gives rise to MPLENDSSRSHTCAASSWPQWMTPPIQKYSGAALIFIVVLIIYWPAHGGGFIFDDELLLVYNPMIKAPDGLYRFWFTNEALDYWPVTNSTLWLEWRLWKLDPTGYHIGNLLLHVADSLLVWAVLRKLRIPGSFLAAFLFAVHPVNVESVAWISQRKNVLSLFFFLLSILWWLLAEEKRRSKIQLHTTKPRQQNVEETQVRSGWWYALSWLAFLLALLSKGSVAILPLVLILLLWWMYGRLTWQDVVRSAPFFALTVVLTLVNLWFQTHGAVDAIRHVTSIQRMLGAGAVIWFYLFQALIPINLSFIYPQWNIQADEWLWWLPLTAVFVVTVLLMWSLKSRWAKRTRPLFFAWSFFCISLLPVLGFTDVGYMRYSLVADHYEQIAIISVVALAGAAVSYGYRQPRAAVRQTTVFATCAVSTVFLVLTWQQSALYADALTIYEDTVKKNPDSWLVQSNLGLELSRRGKYQEAIPHFQTALQLNPACAEAHFHWGDTLADLDQPQEAIDQYQQALQISPNYAYAHYRLGAAWEALDDSTEAEQEYRTALALKPDIPQAQNSLGLILASHGQFTEALVHFKQALKIDPDFIQPYVNLASAYAALKQYADAISIAQQASTLARSHNETKMAQGIAARLKYYEDCLTHSAKTAN